One Tamlana carrageenivorans genomic region harbors:
- a CDS encoding O-antigen polymerase, with protein MEEAISLKTILFIVFNVGSLVLGFISFNFINTKKELTILKEERSIQIVKLIIKIVLVCYILRYIDLLLIREMSLGNNYRANRELSFRIWDFKYVFFAVASVLKSLYFFPIIICISLSLKNKPVTFASYILLLFPLLEALLRGTRKPFFDIVIIIIISIVIFTRLKLNLKKVLFGLFSIVVLFSIANIILFDREASNSTNIYEEILNARYNDFLKPNQNVKDYILDDKTPEINKRVALTTLHVGQYLTHGFFEFNNIIKSAPIPLAHGGYTFNVFTKILKTPTINTSPRNFVYITFFGGLFLDFGWFSILLMFLFGIFQKYIFQKAIISIVWRPLLVYILIINVFLLMFNYIRGSGVYPIIGFLVFFLILKVSLFISHEKSANS; from the coding sequence ATGGAAGAAGCTATAAGCTTAAAAACTATTTTATTTATTGTATTCAACGTTGGAAGTTTAGTACTTGGTTTCATTAGTTTTAATTTTATAAATACTAAAAAGGAACTAACAATACTTAAAGAAGAAAGGTCTATTCAGATCGTTAAATTAATAATCAAAATAGTATTGGTTTGTTATATTTTAAGATATATTGACTTGTTACTAATTCGAGAAATGTCGTTAGGGAATAATTACAGGGCTAATAGGGAACTAAGTTTTAGAATATGGGATTTTAAATATGTTTTTTTTGCAGTCGCTTCGGTTTTGAAATCACTTTATTTTTTTCCAATTATAATTTGTATTAGTTTAAGTCTAAAAAACAAACCCGTAACTTTCGCAAGTTATATATTATTACTTTTTCCTTTGCTAGAAGCCCTTTTAAGAGGTACTAGAAAGCCTTTTTTTGATATTGTAATTATAATAATAATATCTATAGTTATTTTTACAAGATTGAAACTTAATCTAAAAAAAGTTTTATTCGGATTATTTAGTATTGTTGTTCTATTTAGTATAGCAAACATTATTTTATTTGATCGAGAGGCTAGTAATAGTACAAATATTTATGAGGAAATTTTAAATGCTCGTTATAACGATTTTTTAAAACCAAACCAAAATGTTAAAGATTATATCTTAGATGATAAAACACCGGAGATCAATAAAAGAGTTGCCTTAACCACTCTGCATGTTGGACAGTATTTAACACATGGGTTTTTTGAATTTAATAATATTATCAAATCGGCTCCAATACCCTTGGCTCATGGAGGTTATACGTTTAATGTTTTTACAAAAATTTTAAAAACCCCCACGATAAATACATCCCCTAGAAACTTTGTTTATATTACCTTTTTTGGTGGTCTTTTCCTTGATTTTGGTTGGTTTTCAATATTATTAATGTTTTTATTCGGGATCTTTCAAAAGTATATTTTTCAAAAAGCGATAATCAGTATTGTTTGGCGTCCTCTATTAGTTTATATCTTAATAATTAATGTATTTTTGCTAATGTTTAATTATATAAGAGGATCTGGTGTTTATCCTATCATTGGGTTTCTTGTTTTTTTTCTAATTTTAAAAGTATCACTGTTCATAAGCCATGAGAAAAGCGCTAATTCATGA
- a CDS encoding glycosyltransferase family 4 protein, which translates to MRKALIHDWYYINGGAEKVLKSFNTIWGDFEHYALIDFLNKKDRNDIFIGNNISVKTSFIQNLPTAKSNHRKFLQWFPYAVEQFDLKEYDLVLSSSASIAKGVLTNQNQLHICYCHSPMRYAWDLYHQYLKESNLKGLKGIYAKYVLHKMRTWDVVSSNRVDYFIANSKYIAKRIKKIYNRESVVIYPPVDVNNFKLVDKKEDYYFTASRMVPYKKIELIVRAFNKMPDKKLIVSGDGPEFNKIKKIAKPNIELLGFIKSEVLKTYLENAKAFVFAAEEDFGIIPVEAQACGTPVIAFGKGGVLETVINKKTGVFFYEQEEESIIKALKDFETLSFNYYDIRAHAKRFSKERFEEEIKTFVLAKYKDFKGF; encoded by the coding sequence ATGAGAAAAGCGCTAATTCATGATTGGTATTACATTAATGGAGGGGCAGAAAAAGTGCTTAAGTCGTTTAATACGATTTGGGGTGATTTTGAACATTATGCTCTTATTGATTTTTTAAATAAAAAGGATAGGAATGATATTTTTATAGGTAACAATATAAGTGTTAAAACCTCCTTTATACAAAATTTACCAACGGCTAAATCAAATCACAGAAAATTTTTACAATGGTTTCCTTATGCGGTAGAACAATTTGATTTAAAAGAATACGACTTGGTTTTAAGCTCATCAGCCTCAATTGCAAAGGGCGTATTAACCAATCAAAATCAATTGCATATCTGTTATTGTCATTCTCCTATGCGTTATGCTTGGGATTTGTATCATCAATATTTAAAAGAGTCAAATTTAAAGGGTTTAAAAGGTATTTATGCAAAATATGTATTGCATAAAATGAGAACTTGGGATGTTGTTTCTTCAAATAGGGTAGATTACTTTATTGCTAATTCAAAATATATAGCCAAACGCATAAAGAAAATTTACAACAGAGAAAGTGTTGTCATTTATCCACCTGTAGACGTTAATAATTTTAAATTAGTTGATAAAAAGGAAGATTACTATTTTACAGCATCACGCATGGTACCCTATAAAAAAATTGAATTAATTGTAAGAGCCTTCAATAAGATGCCAGATAAAAAGCTAATTGTTTCTGGTGACGGTCCTGAATTTAATAAAATTAAAAAAATAGCCAAGCCCAACATTGAACTTTTAGGATTTATTAAAAGTGAAGTATTAAAAACCTATTTGGAAAATGCCAAAGCATTTGTTTTTGCTGCTGAAGAGGACTTTGGTATTATCCCAGTTGAAGCTCAAGCATGCGGAACTCCAGTAATTGCCTTTGGAAAAGGAGGTGTTTTAGAAACTGTAATAAATAAAAAGACAGGGGTCTTTTTTTATGAGCAAGAAGAAGAAAGTATTATTAAGGCTTTAAAGGATTTTGAGACACTGTCATTTAATTATTACGATATTAGAGCACATGCAAAAAGGTTTTCTAAGGAAAGGTTTGAGGAAGAAATTAAAACGTTTGTACTTGCTAAATACAAGGATTTTAAAGGATTCTGA
- a CDS encoding undecaprenyl-phosphate glucose phosphotransferase → MDYKKSRYSGLIKPLFGFIDLVIINIAVFYFDINLTNAYVFCLYISLLWLIIAIKNHFYEIQRQTRLIQIIPLLFRQIIIFAIVLYAFIGFFKQPNISRLTLGAYLLAVFVSISLFKLFSTYLLKKYRTVLGGNFRNVIVIGNTDKTRQLIKTFKSRTDYGYNFKAKFDVNDKSFSLKKCYDYIIENSVDEIYFSVAELSNKQINNLIDFADNNLRELKFIPDNKDIYSKRLKYEYYDYIPILSIRDIPLQEPVNKFIKRLFDILFSTFIIIGVLSWLTPILAILIRIESKGPIFFKQSRNGFNYQEFDCYKFRSMRPNEKAHLHQATKGDMRVTKVGAVIRKTSIDELPQFFNVLFGEMSVVGPRPHMVSHTNMYAQRIDKFMVRHFVKPGITGLAQTSGFRGEVETDKDIINRVKYDIFYVENWSLLLDIKIAIQTFLNAVRGEEKAY, encoded by the coding sequence GTGGATTACAAAAAAAGTAGATATTCTGGATTAATAAAGCCACTCTTCGGTTTTATAGATTTAGTAATCATAAACATAGCGGTTTTTTATTTTGATATTAATTTAACTAATGCTTATGTATTCTGCTTGTATATTTCATTGTTGTGGTTAATTATTGCTATAAAAAACCATTTTTATGAGATACAACGCCAAACTAGATTAATTCAAATTATTCCTTTATTATTTAGACAAATTATCATTTTTGCTATTGTGCTTTACGCTTTTATAGGGTTTTTTAAACAGCCCAATATAAGTCGACTGACTTTAGGAGCTTATTTGCTTGCTGTATTTGTTTCCATTTCTCTTTTTAAATTATTTTCAACTTATTTACTCAAAAAATACCGTACGGTTTTAGGAGGTAATTTTAGAAATGTGATTGTCATTGGAAATACCGATAAAACAAGGCAACTCATAAAAACGTTTAAAAGTCGAACCGATTACGGCTATAATTTTAAAGCGAAATTTGATGTTAATGATAAATCATTTTCATTAAAAAAATGCTACGATTATATCATAGAAAATAGCGTTGATGAGATTTATTTTTCGGTCGCCGAATTATCAAACAAACAGATAAACAATTTAATTGATTTCGCCGATAATAATTTAAGAGAATTAAAGTTTATCCCCGATAATAAGGATATATACTCCAAACGCCTTAAGTATGAGTATTACGACTACATTCCTATTTTGTCTATCAGGGATATTCCTTTGCAAGAGCCTGTAAATAAGTTTATAAAGCGCTTGTTTGACATTTTATTTTCTACTTTTATTATTATAGGGGTTTTGTCTTGGTTGACGCCTATTCTTGCCATTTTAATCCGCATTGAATCTAAAGGCCCTATATTTTTTAAGCAATCTAGAAACGGATTTAATTACCAGGAGTTTGATTGTTACAAATTCAGATCGATGCGGCCTAATGAAAAGGCTCATTTACATCAAGCCACCAAAGGAGATATGCGAGTTACCAAGGTTGGTGCTGTTATTCGTAAAACAAGTATCGACGAGCTGCCACAGTTTTTTAATGTGCTTTTCGGTGAAATGTCGGTTGTGGGGCCAAGACCTCATATGGTAAGTCATACAAACATGTATGCGCAACGTATCGATAAGTTTATGGTACGTCACTTTGTAAAACCAGGCATTACAGGTTTAGCTCAAACAAGCGGATTTAGAGGTGAGGTAGAAACCGATAAAGATATTATCAATCGTGTGAAGTACGATATCTTCTATGTAGAGAATTGGTCCTTATTACTCGATATCAAAATTGCCATACAAACCTTTTTAAATGCTGTTCGAGGTGAAGAAAAAGCCTACTAA